The Henckelia pumila isolate YLH828 chromosome 2, ASM3356847v2, whole genome shotgun sequence genome includes a window with the following:
- the LOC140877282 gene encoding uncharacterized protein codes for MAGRGRGRGRGNVADMTVDQFSQFITQTVQAAMGQNPPPPPVGQPNPMDAVWEEIRRLGRQVGGRPGPIQRKIPFARAILDEELPANFKQPTLGEYDGSSDPEEHLGRFENAALLHRYSDAIKCRVFLTTLVRSAQQWFNLLQPGSIQSFNDFSSAFLHQYASSRRYLKTSLSLFNMKQFEVEPLREYVQRFNTAALEVPAATADTLVNSFTQGLRGGEFFRSLVKKPPLTYDELLSRAEKYVNLEDAQRQRRQEGTSGSKPSAKVGAKAEGKTEGGRKRVAEEMNRVKGPYPYVPLSVSLEKAMQVCEDRRALVRPRNAEKGPRLPPSDKFCDFHQEYGHITNDCQRLGEEIQRIMYDDPRIRAELTRRANPPRQGRAPQWRNQRNEVRENQGDHHGRAPQNDQGDRVQQIANHPNRGVIHMISGGSTDGDSGRARKAHGRRLENFEVNSQLSCPTDPNIGFGMEDLKDVVLPHNDPLLVTLTIANYDVARIFVDTGSSVNIIFKETLDQMKLEGFELDPITTELYGFTGHALQPLGQIVLPLSLGSGEQRVTKMTCFTVVDAPSSFNGILGRPALSDFRVVASTYHQKLKFPNGKEVGVVRGDQKAAHLCYVNEVKVDAKRSRREVGMVLIGRAPRVLGQKVFLMSEEDHEKVELSPGAQMVKLAADLSSSMRQSLIDCLKENKDVFAWSVSELTGVSADVMVHQLNIFAGAKQVKQKKRHFGPEKDKVIKKEVNELLKAGHIREVQFPTWLSNVVLVPKSSGKWRMCVDFRDLNKACPKDCYPLPRIDQLVDSTAGHHYLCFMDAYQGYHQIPLAEEDQDKVSFTTSHGTFCYRVMPFGLKNAGATYQRLMDRVFASQIGRNVEVYVDDILVKSQDDAGLMTDLRETFATLRSYGIKLNPEKCVFGVRGGKFLGYMVTERGIEANPEKVQAIRSMSHPQNLQEVQRLAGRIAALSRFISRSAHKSLPFFKVLRKAKRFEWDAECGKAFEDLKNYLAELPVLAKAVSGEPLYIYLSALEGRSVRYSLGRRERLNILSTFSHMLSRVLSSGIQRSRSWHLHLL; via the coding sequence ATGgcaggaagaggaagaggaaggGGAAGAGGAAATGTGGCGGATATGACTGTAGATCAGTTCAGCCAGTTCATCACTCAAACAGTGCAAGCCGCCATGGGTCAAAATCCACCACCTCCTCCCGTAGGTCAGCCAAACCCAATGGATGCGGTGTGGGAAGAGATCAGGAGACTAGGTCGGCAAGTCGGAGGTCGGCCTGGGCCTATACAGAGGAAAATTCCTTTTGCTCGGGCTATTCTAGATGAAGAACTCCCTGCAAATTTTAAGCAGCCTACTTTAGGGGAATATGACGGGAGCTCAGATCCGGAGGAACATTTGGGGAGATTTGAAAATGCAGCCTTGTTGCATAGATATTCAGATGCAATTAAATGTCGGGTCTTCCTCACTACTTTGGTAAGGTCAGCCCAGCAATGGTTCAACCTTTTACAGCCTGGTAGTATTCAGAGTTTCAATGACTTCAGCTCAGCTTTTCTACACCAATATGCAAGTAGCAGGAGATATTTGAAGACTTCTCTCAGTTTGTTCAATATGAAGCAATTTGAGGTGGAACCGTTGCGAGAGTATGTTCAACGCTTCAATACAGCAGCTCTGGAAGTACCTGCTGCCACTGCTGATACCTTGGTCAACTCTTTCACTCAAGGGTTGAGAGGAGGAGAGTTTTTCAGATCCTTGGTCAAGAAGCCTCCTTTGACTTATGATGAGCTCCTTAGTCGAGCTGAGAAGTACGTGAATTTGGAGGATGCACAGAGGCAGAGGAGACAGGAAGGAACGTCTGGGAGTAAGCCTAGTGCCAAGGTGGGAGCAAAGGCAGAGGGGAAGACAGAAGGAGGAAGGAAGAGGGTTGCAGAAGAGATGAACAGGGTCAAAGGACCCTACCCCTATGTACCACTCTCGGTAAGCCTGGAGAAggcaatgcaagtatgtgaggaTAGGCGAGCACTTGTGAGGCCCCGTAATGCTGAGAAAGGCCCGCGGTTACCGCCATCTGACAAGTTTTGCGATTTTCATCAGGAGTATGGGCATATCACCAATGATTGTCAGAGGCTAGGTGAGGAGATTCAAAGGATCATGTATGATGACCCTCGAATCAGAGCTGAGCTGACTCGAAGGGCAAATCCTCCTCGCCAAGGCCGAGCTCCCCAATGGAGGAATCAAAGGAATGAAGTTAGAGAGAATCAAGGTGATCATCACGGAAGAGCTCCTCAAAACGATCAAGGAGATAGGGTGCAGCAAATTGCAAATCATCCCAATCGGGGTGTTATCCATATGATCTCAGGGGGTAGTACGGATGGAGATTCGGGAAGGGCTCGCAAAGCTCACGGGCGTAGGttggaaaattttgaggtaaATTCTCAGCTCAGCTGTCCCACTGATCCGAACATCGGTTTTGGAATGGAAGATTTAAAGGATGTGGTGCTACCTCATAATGATCCCCTACTGGTCACCTTGACCATAGCCAATTATGACGTGGCTCGTATCTTTGTGGATACTGGGAGTTCAGTAAACATTATTTTTAAAGAAACTCTGGACCAAATGAAATTGGAAGGATTTGAGTTGGATCCAATAACCACAGAGTTGTATGGGTTCACGGGTCATGCTCTGCAACCGTTGGGACAGATAGTGCTCCCCTTGTCCCTTGGGAGTGGAGAGCAGAGAGTAACAAAAATGACTTGCTTTACAGTGGTGGATGCCCCATCTTCTTTCAATGGAATATTGGGACGCCCTGCCCTGAGTGATTTCCGAGTTGTGGCTTCTACCTACCACCAGAAATTGAAGTTTCCAAATGGAAAAGAAGTGGGGGTTGTTAGGGGTGATCAAAAGGCAGCACATTTGTGTTATGTGAATGAAGTGAAGGTTGATGCAAAGAGAAGTAGGAGGGAAGTAGGAATGGTTTTGATAGGCCGAGCACCAAGGGTGTTGGGTCAAAAGGTATTTTTAATGTCTGAAGAAGATCATGAGAAAGTAGAGCTAAGTCCTGGAGCTCAGATGGTGAAGCTAGCCGCTGATCTCAGTTCTTCAATGAGGCAAAGCTTGATTGATTGCTTGAAGGAGAACAAAGATGTTTTTGCTTGGTCTGTTTCAGAGCTCACAGGGGTTAGTGCAGACGTTATGGTTCATCAGCTCAACATTTTCGCGGGAGCGAAGCAGGTAAAACAGAAAAAGAGACACTTTGGGCCTGAAAAGGATAAGGTTATTAAGAAAGAAGTGAATGAACTCCTTAAGGCAGGTCATATTAGGGAAGTCCAGTTCCCTACTTGGTTGTCAAATGTGGTCCTTGTCCCTAAGAGTTCAGGCAAATGGAGGATGTGTGTTGATTTTCGGGACTTAAATAAGGCATGCCCAAAAGATTGCTATCCACTGCCTCGAATTGATCAGTTGGTTGATTCTACGGCAGGTCATCATTATTTGTGTTTCATGGATGCCTATCAAGGGTACCATCAAATTCCGTTGGCAGAGGAAGATCAGGATAAAGTAAGTTTCACTACCTCTCATGGAACTTTCTGTTACagagtgatgccttttggtttgaaaaATGCAGGGGCTACTTATCAGAGGCTCATGGATAGGGTGTTTGCTTCCCAGATTGGCCGAAATGTGGaggtttatgtggatgatatcctGGTAAAATCCCAGGATGATGCAGGTTTGATGACCGACTTGAGGGAGACCTTTGCCACGCTCAGGTCCTACGGAATAAAGCTCAATCCTGAAAAATGTGTGTTTGGAGTAAGAGGAGGCAAGTTTTTGGGATACATGGTGACTGAGAGAGGGATTGAAGCTAACCCCGAGAAAGTGCAAGCTATCCGATCCATGTCTCATCCTCAAAATCTGCAGGAAGTTCAGAGGTTGGCAGGAAGGATAGCAGCTCTATCTCGGTTCATATCCAGATCAGCTCATAAAAGTTTACCTTTCTTTAAGGTTCTTCGGAAAGCTAAGAGGTTTGAGTGGGATGCTGAATGTGGGAAGGCGTTCGAGgacttaaaaaattatttagccGAACTTCCTGTATTGGCTAAGGCAGTTTCGGGTGAACCGTTATACATCTACCTCTCAGCTTTGGAGGGGCGGTCAGTTCGGTACTCATTAGGCAGGAGGGAGCGGCTCAACATCCTATCTACTTTTTCTCACATGCTCTCAAGGGTGCTGAGCTCCGGTATTCAGAGGTCGAGAAGTTGGCACTTGCACTTGTTATGA